The Lycium ferocissimum isolate CSIRO_LF1 chromosome 10, AGI_CSIRO_Lferr_CH_V1, whole genome shotgun sequence genome window below encodes:
- the LOC132033654 gene encoding zinc-finger homeodomain protein 2-like — MEFDEEQEQEIAAAAETYQTPGNNSVRDEGVSTSIVRKNSVRYRECLKNHAVGIGSHALDGCGEFMPAGEEGTMDALKCAACNCHRNFHRKEAEGEVFHHTPPPHLTHHHQPHHPQFSPFSSYRTPHHPSGYLHVTPPPHQRPLALPSTSRDDEDMSNPSSSGGGGSGGVGGSRKRFRTKFTADQKDKMLSFAERLGWRMQKQDETLVQQFCRETNVKRHVFKVWMHNNKHTLGKKP, encoded by the exons ATGGAATTTGACGAGGAGCAGGAACAAGAAATTGCCGCGGCTGCGGAAACTTATCAAACACCAGGAAATAATTCAGTTAGAGATGAAGGCGTTTCGACTAGTATTGTCAGAAAAAATAGTGTTAGGTACAGAGAGTGCTTGAAGAACCACGCGGTCGGCATAGGTAGCCACGCCCTTGATGGATGTGGCGAATTCATGCCGGCCGGTGAAGAAG GTACCATGGATGCTTTGAAATGTGCGGCTTGTAATTGCCACCGAAATTTCCACAGGAAGGAGGCAGAGGGTGAGGTGTTTCACcacaccccaccaccccacctCACCCACCACCACCAGCCCCACCACCCCCAATTTTCTCCCTTTTCATCCTACCGTACCCCCCACCACCCCTCCGGGTACCTACACGTCACCCCACCACCCCATCAAAGACCGTTGGCACTGCCATCAACTTCTAGGGACGACGAAGATATGTCGAACCCGAGCAGTAGTGGGGGTGGTGGTAGTGGTGGGGTAGGTGGTTCAAGAAAGAGGTTTAGGACAAAATTCACAGCAGACCAAAAGGATAAAATGTTGTCATTTGCTGAGAGATTGGGTTGGCGTATGCAGAAGCAAGATGAGACATTAGTGCAGCAGTTTTGTAGAGAGACAAATGTCAAACGCCATGTTTTCAAAGTTTGGATGCACAACAACAAGCACACTCTTGGtaaaaaaccctaa